From a single Andrena cerasifolii isolate SP2316 chromosome 8, iyAndCera1_principal, whole genome shotgun sequence genomic region:
- the LOC143372051 gene encoding very long chain fatty acid elongase AAEL008004-like — MAIMELLDSYHYFNTELADKRTNDWPLIGSPISFILITWVYLYFVIRWCPNYMKERQPYSFKTFIKVYNLFQIVANALLVFHILDAGWYHEYFLFCVDLDYSCDPKAYKFATISWYLFALKLIDYIETVLFVLRKKSRQVSFLHLYHHITTALFAWWIVKYCANGMSMTAVLINCSIHVIMYTYYLLSSFGSGIQRRLQTIKRMITMAQMVQFVGLMTHAIYMILSRCRGMVATNTILLIDVGINFFLFYQFYATTYTSKKVKGK, encoded by the exons ATGGCAATCATGGAACTATTGGATTCGTACCACTATTTTAATACAGAACTCGCTG ACAAGAGGACGAACGACTGGCCGCTGATAGGTTCTCCTATATCTTTCATCCTCATTACTTGGGTGTACTTATATTTCGTTATACGATGGTGCCCCAATTACATGAAAGAGAGACAACCATACTCTTTCAAAACGTTCATCAAAGTTTACAATTTATTCCAAATCGTGGCCAATGCTCTACTTGTGTTTCACATACTGGACGCCGGATGGTACCAtgagtattttttattttgcgtTGATCTAGATTACTCCTGCGATCCCAAAGCGTACAAG TTTGCTACAATATCGTGGTACCTGTTTGCGTTGAAACTGATTGATTACATCGAGACTGTTCTGTTCGTACTTCGAAAGAAAAGCCGGCAAGTGTCGTTCCTGCACCTCTACCATCACATTACAACCGCCCTGTTTGCTTGGTGGATTGTGAAATATTGTGCAAACGGAATGTCGATGACAGCTGTGTTAATCAACTGCTCCATACACGTGATAATGTACACTTATTATTTACTGTCCTCCTTTGGATCAGGCATTCAACGAAGGCTTCAAACAATAAAGCGTATGATTACAATGGCACAAATG GTACAATTTGTGGGTCTAATGACACATGCGATTTACATGATACTGTCTCGCTGTCGCGGTATGGTTGCCACTAATACCATCCTGCTAATAGATGTGGGGATAAATTTCTTCTTGTTTTATCAGTTTTATGCGACTACTTATACTTCGAAGAAAGTTAAGGGCAAATAA